The Gemmatimonadota bacterium genome includes the window GGTACCCAACCCTGCGACGGCGTCGCTGCTTTCGGCCAAGGCCGTCTCAATGATTGATTCCGTGCGCGCGATTATGCTCGCGGGCCATTTTGCTCTTCCGGTGAGCCGATGACACCGATCGCCCTGCGCACCATCACCGATCACCTCGACACACTCCTCGGCACGCACGACACGCCCGACTATGCGCCGGCGCTGAATGGTGTACAGGTCGAGCATCGTGGTCCGGTCTCGCGCATTGCAGCCGCCGTCGACTGTTCAGAGCGAACCATTCGCGCGGCCGCTGCGGCGGGCGCGAATTTGTTGCTGGTGCATCACGGTCTTTTCTGGGGCGGGCTACGACCCATCACCGGGCCGATGCACACACGCCTGCGACTGCTTTTCGATCACGATATTGCGTTGTACGCCTCGCACTTACCGCTCGACGCGCACGAAACGTTTGGGAACTCCCGGTTGCTCGCCCAGGCCATTGGCCTTGAGCCGACCGCGCCGTTTGCGCGCTATCAAACGATTCATTGTGGTGTGAGCGGCGACTGTGCGCTTGCTACGACGGCGTTGCTTGATCGCGTTCGGCAGTTCTCCGCGCTGCACGGTGGCGATGCCATTGCAAGCCT containing:
- a CDS encoding Nif3-like dinuclear metal center hexameric protein, with the protein product MTPIALRTITDHLDTLLGTHDTPDYAPALNGVQVEHRGPVSRIAAAVDCSERTIRAAAAAGANLLLVHHGLFWGGLRPITGPMHTRLRLLFDHDIALYASHLPLDAHETFGNSRLLAQAIGLEPTAPFARYQTIHCGVSGDCALATTALLDRVRQFSALHGGDAIASLFAAGRQTARWAICSGAGANADTMAEAAARGIDTLITGEGPHWSAVDAEERGLAIIYAGHYATETLGVQALAAHASAQFGLPWSFLPAPTGL